A genomic segment from Eriocheir sinensis breed Jianghai 21 chromosome 46, ASM2467909v1, whole genome shotgun sequence encodes:
- the LOC126981056 gene encoding flap endonuclease GEN homolog 1-like isoform X2, whose protein sequence is MGVKGLWDVVSPTGELVCLSSLAGQAVAVDLASWLVDTQSLQLGHFMTRPHLRNLFFRTTACLEAGVLPVMVLDGEAPSLKWNTIDARNNARNLGRTGSGGGATATAAKSKRSRFNAVLKKCGELFDLLGVPWVCAAGEAEATCAALNYHQVVEGVITQDSDVFLYGGNTAFRSFTTSQKKATAEKYSMDLIEERLHLTRGGMMLLAILLGCDYLPGGVHGVGRDTAVRFIKEVYAAGDQDPTQRLKQWAKEDIPTLSSTELASTKWKKGNTDILEDGLKKRLVATNGFPFTQLLAEFRRRLPQPLKKVLWARPDFKGLMRWCVQMLDWEAPYALEKVAPVVTRWTVTQGAILRPLQPVRAVKQCVRRGVASLRVEWQVSECSSLLPDAPQQVTTEEPLHLLRTSLPHLVQQFEDMILNAKKGSHNYCNILSLF, encoded by the exons ATGGGCGTCAAAGGCCTGTGGGATGTGGTGTCACCTACGGGGGAACTGGTGTGCTTGTCATCACTAGCAGGACAGGCAGTGGCAGTGGATCTGGCCAGCTGGCTGGTAGACACACAGAGCCTGCAGTTGGGACATTTCATGACCCGCCCCCATCTCAG GAACTTGTTTTTCCGCACTACAGCATGTCTTGAGGCTGGTGTTCTGCCTGTGATGGTGCTGGATGGGGAGGCACCCAGCCTCAAGTGGAACACCATTGATGCACGAAACAATGCCAGGAACCTTGGCCgcactggtagtggtggtggtgcaactGCCACCGCTGCTAAAAGTAAAAGGTCTCGCTTCAATGCAGTTTTGAAAAAG TGTGGAGAACTGTTTGACCTGCTGGGTGTGCCATGGGTTTGTGCTGCAGGGGAGGCTGAGGCCACCTGTGCTGCTCTCAACTACCATCAG GTGGTGGAGGGAGTCATTACACAGGACAGCGATGTTTTCCTCTACGGTGGCAACACTGCCTTCAGAAGCTTCACTACTAGTCAGAAAAAGGCAACAGCAGAGAAATATAG cATGGACCTCATTGAAGAGCGTCTGCATCTCACCCGCGGTGGCATGATGCTTCTGGCCATCCTGCTGGGCTGTGACTACCTGCCGGGGGGCGTGCATGGGGTTGGCAGGGACACAGCAGTAAGGTTCATCAAGGAGGTTTATGCTGCTGGTGACCAAGACCCAACACAAAG ATTGAAGCAATGGGCCAAAGAAGACATCCCCACACTATCTAGTACTGAACTTGCCTCTACCAAATGGAAGAAAGG GAATACTGATATACTGGAAGATGGGCTGAAGAAGAGGCTTGTGGCTACCAATGGCTTTCCATTCACCCAGCTGCTGGCAGAGTTCAGACGAAGGCTCCCACAGCCCCTGAAGAAGGTGCTGTGGGCCCGGCCAGACTTCAAGGGCCTTATG CGTTGGTGTGTGCAAATGCTCGACTGGGAGGCACCGTATGCGCTGGAGAAGGTGGCACCTGTGGTGACCCGCTGGACAGTTACGCAAGGAGCTATTCTAAGGCCACTCCAG CCAGTTCGTGCCGTGAAGCAGTGTGTCAGGAGGGGCGTGGCGTCCCTGAGGGTGGAATGGCAGGTGAGCGAGTGTTCCTCCCTGCTGCCAGATGCCCCACAGCAGGTCACCACAGAGGAGCCGCTGCACCTGCTGCGCACCTCACTCCCTCACCTTGTGCAGCAGTTTGAGGACATGATTCTCAATGCAAAAAAAGGTAGTCATAATTATTGTAATATACtttctctattctaa
- the LOC126981055 gene encoding zinc finger matrin-type protein CG9776-like isoform X1: METQRTKVASLKKNRERVLVAVRLEESSVASERNTASSSPLFDDFDDDLCFELEEVGKELDRYKEEASHSPDLDEVLPPGMMPREGSPSSTTSGSWLTTPSPPISPFPVCMQEDTTKQRPLEAHSPTCIGATELRGTGARADLHEAVQASTTTVGHISSSAAEKSEDEYDCQLKALNSLRVSLVVKVKMLVTHKKNLSLQKDLLLENFDGDKSKLIENLLENVSQSKQIDGHIQSLNKQISMTNKKIVDLKKSGTVMNDDTEKEQHSKVNRALHDKGEKMSEYSKISLPNSECETSPGKGVRKTSLEGKSATQNSKSDVRNNIFHLGHEFSLPKSVKLSEVQENSACEVMEKLSGQLAIHPTSKNTLWCNTCNLFFVSIKSYLKHLEASEHLDKVKTMGEKSLYKLFSHSTYMPEEKDKDSMQEEAFGVEFLCSAKVVFCSLCECILLTREEAASHAQSLQHTTKYKEYLLNNTGKELAFLKAKMGAFTEYCKRRKVTAMDNKVYVNSSLGRSIVGGSKKKTAELPAMSKRQKMDTDSQA, encoded by the exons ATGGAA ACTCAAAGAACAAAAGTGGCCTCATTAAAGAAGAATCGTGAAAGAGTGTTGGTGGCAGTGAGACTTGAGGAGTCATCAGTTGCAAGTGAGAGAAACACAGCATCCAGCTCTCCACTTTTTGATGACTTTGATGATGACTTGTGCTTTGAGCTGGAGGAGGTGGGCAAGGAGCTGGACCGCTACAAAGAAGAGGCATCACACTCACCTGATCTCGATGAGGTCCTTCCTCCTGGTATGATGCCCAGAGAgggctccccctcctccaccacctccggtTCCTGGCTCACCACCCCATCTCCacccatctcccctttccccgTCTGCATGCAGGAGGACACCACCAAGCAGAGGCCTCTCGAGGCACACTCTCCCACCTG CATAGGGGCCACTGAGTTGAGAGGAACTGGTGCCAGAGCAGACTTACATGAAGCAGTTCAAGCATCTACCACTACAGTTGGACACATCAGCTCCTCAGCCgctgaaaagagtgaagatgagtaTGATTGCCAGTTGAAGGCTCTCAACTCCCTGAGAGTATCTTTGGTTGTCAAAGTGAAGATGCTTGTCACCCACAAAAAAAATCTTTCCTTACAAAAGGATTTGCTCTTGGAGAACTTTGATGGCGACAAGTCTAAACTTATTGAAAATCTGCTTGAAAATGTATCTCAGTCTAAACAAATAGATGGTCATATTCAAAGCCTTAATAAACAAATTTCAATGACCAATAAGAAAATTGTTGATTTAAAGAAGTCAGGAACAGTGATGAATGATGATACAGAAAAGGAGCAACATTCAAAAGTGAATAGAGCTTTACATGACAAGGGTGAAAAGATGAGTGAATATAGTAAAATTAGCCTTCCAAACAGTGAGTGTGAGACATCACCAGGAAAAGGGGTGAGGAAAACATCTTTGGAGGGAAAAAGTGCTACACAAAACAGTAAAAGTGATGTAAGAAACAACATATTTCACTTGGGTCATGAGTTTAGTCTTCCAAAGTCAGTGAAGCTCAGTGAAGTGCAGGAAAACAGTGCTTGTGAGGTAATGGAAAAACTCTCTGGTCAGTTGGCAATTCATCCTACCTCCAAGAACACACTATGGTGCAACACTTGTAACCTGTTCTTTGTCAGCATCAAGAGCTACCTCAAGCATCTGGAGGCCTCGGAACACCTGGACAAAGTGAAG ACAATGGGTGAGAAATCTCTGTACAAGCTGTTCAGTCACTCCACATACATGCCTgaggagaaggacaaagacaGCATGCAGGAAGAAGCATTTG GGGTTGAGTTCCTTTGCTCAGCCAAAGTGGTCTTCTGTAGCCTGTGTGAGTGCATTTTGCTGACTAGAGAAGAGGCCGCCAGCCATGCCCAGTCACTCCAACACACCACGAAGTACAAG gaatacctattaaataacacTGGCAAAGAATTGGCCTTCCTCAAAGCCAAGATGGGAGCCTTCACTGAGTACTGCAAGAGAAGAAAAGTCACAGCAATGGACAACAAG GTTTATGTCAACTCTTCACTTGGAAGGAGTATTGTGGGAGGGAGCAAAAAGAAGACAGCTGAGCTTCCAGCCATGAGCAAGCGACAAAAGATGGACACTGACTCACAAGCCTGA
- the LOC126981055 gene encoding zinc finger matrin-type protein CG9776-like isoform X2, translating into METQRTKVASLKKNRERVLVAVRLEESSVASERNTASSSPLFDDFDDDLCFELEEVGKELDRYKEEASHSPDLDEVLPPGMMPREGSPSSTTSGSWLTTPSPPISPFPVCMQEDTTKQRPLEAHSPTCIGATELRGTGARADLHEAVQASTTTVGHISSSAAEKSEDEYDCQLKALNSLRVSLVVKVKMLVTHKKNLSLQKDLLLENFDGDKSKLIENLLENVSQSKQIDGHIQSLNKQISMTNKKIVDLKKSGTVMNDDTEKEQHSKVNRALHDKGEKMSEYSKISLPNSECETSPGKGVRKTSLEGKSATQNSKSDVRNNIFHLGHEFSLPKSVKLSEVQENSACEVMEKLSGQLAIHPTSKNTLWCNTCNLFFVSIKSYLKHLEASEHLDKVKTMGEKSLYKLFSHSTYMPEEKDKDSMQEEAFGVEFLCSAKVVFCSLCECILLTREEAASHAQSLQHTTKYKEYLLNNTGKELAFLKAKMGAFTEYCKRRKVTAMDNKVREESKNKDQY; encoded by the exons ATGGAA ACTCAAAGAACAAAAGTGGCCTCATTAAAGAAGAATCGTGAAAGAGTGTTGGTGGCAGTGAGACTTGAGGAGTCATCAGTTGCAAGTGAGAGAAACACAGCATCCAGCTCTCCACTTTTTGATGACTTTGATGATGACTTGTGCTTTGAGCTGGAGGAGGTGGGCAAGGAGCTGGACCGCTACAAAGAAGAGGCATCACACTCACCTGATCTCGATGAGGTCCTTCCTCCTGGTATGATGCCCAGAGAgggctccccctcctccaccacctccggtTCCTGGCTCACCACCCCATCTCCacccatctcccctttccccgTCTGCATGCAGGAGGACACCACCAAGCAGAGGCCTCTCGAGGCACACTCTCCCACCTG CATAGGGGCCACTGAGTTGAGAGGAACTGGTGCCAGAGCAGACTTACATGAAGCAGTTCAAGCATCTACCACTACAGTTGGACACATCAGCTCCTCAGCCgctgaaaagagtgaagatgagtaTGATTGCCAGTTGAAGGCTCTCAACTCCCTGAGAGTATCTTTGGTTGTCAAAGTGAAGATGCTTGTCACCCACAAAAAAAATCTTTCCTTACAAAAGGATTTGCTCTTGGAGAACTTTGATGGCGACAAGTCTAAACTTATTGAAAATCTGCTTGAAAATGTATCTCAGTCTAAACAAATAGATGGTCATATTCAAAGCCTTAATAAACAAATTTCAATGACCAATAAGAAAATTGTTGATTTAAAGAAGTCAGGAACAGTGATGAATGATGATACAGAAAAGGAGCAACATTCAAAAGTGAATAGAGCTTTACATGACAAGGGTGAAAAGATGAGTGAATATAGTAAAATTAGCCTTCCAAACAGTGAGTGTGAGACATCACCAGGAAAAGGGGTGAGGAAAACATCTTTGGAGGGAAAAAGTGCTACACAAAACAGTAAAAGTGATGTAAGAAACAACATATTTCACTTGGGTCATGAGTTTAGTCTTCCAAAGTCAGTGAAGCTCAGTGAAGTGCAGGAAAACAGTGCTTGTGAGGTAATGGAAAAACTCTCTGGTCAGTTGGCAATTCATCCTACCTCCAAGAACACACTATGGTGCAACACTTGTAACCTGTTCTTTGTCAGCATCAAGAGCTACCTCAAGCATCTGGAGGCCTCGGAACACCTGGACAAAGTGAAG ACAATGGGTGAGAAATCTCTGTACAAGCTGTTCAGTCACTCCACATACATGCCTgaggagaaggacaaagacaGCATGCAGGAAGAAGCATTTG GGGTTGAGTTCCTTTGCTCAGCCAAAGTGGTCTTCTGTAGCCTGTGTGAGTGCATTTTGCTGACTAGAGAAGAGGCCGCCAGCCATGCCCAGTCACTCCAACACACCACGAAGTACAAG gaatacctattaaataacacTGGCAAAGAATTGGCCTTCCTCAAAGCCAAGATGGGAGCCTTCACTGAGTACTGCAAGAGAAGAAAAGTCACAGCAATGGACAACAAGGtgagagaagaaagcaagaacaAAGACCAGTATTAG
- the LOC126981056 gene encoding uncharacterized protein LOC126981056 isoform X1: MGVKGLWDVVSPTGELVCLSSLAGQAVAVDLASWLVDTQSLQLGHFMTRPHLRNLFFRTTACLEAGVLPVMVLDGEAPSLKWNTIDARNNARNLGRTGSGGGATATAAKSKRSRFNAVLKKCGELFDLLGVPWVCAAGEAEATCAALNYHQVVEGVITQDSDVFLYGGNTAFRSFTTSQKKATAEKYSMDLIEERLHLTRGGMMLLAILLGCDYLPGGVHGVGRDTAVRFIKEVYAAGDQDPTQRLKQWAKEDIPTLSSTELASTKWKKGNTDILEDGLKKRLVATNGFPFTQLLAEFRRRLPQPLKKVLWARPDFKGLMRWCVQMLDWEAPYALEKVAPVVTRWTVTQGAILRPLQPVRAVKQCVRRGVASLRVEWQVSECSSLLPDAPQQVTTEEPLHLLRTSLPHLVQQFEDMILNAKKGKIKSKTKKSKETLKDKENICHSSHTMTEYFKTVKPRSTAEAQNSVVRKASRIPSCKVKDARQLKEKRQVTLSTHDIKPIKENSRKDLQHHIQFRSGTEEEEEEDVHSESDERELSLIIDRILNMDMNGGKKQPSITKKTKWGNECETKGGLIAVQNLGGMSGEVSEAGEKTKNNESLKNIHFPRTPSLFERASKRLSQKTKKQTEILQNNTTTTEQAKSKSVSAKNNLSSTEIDAKIGTHIGNITEERVYGILEETLQFPTGVDLERKVGSHNVSTDMFEESLGEDTMARIFEDTMTEDTLAKIFEDTMSEDTLAGMLQDTLALDSSLPNLNKVQSIKSNRVTGHNSDLAPKFISHECDLHLPSVQPESHLHESASSYLTSSMDHSPESKPNIHYLETDDSRRLLEEHTGVKLVDNSIDHGDIHKKKQSNIPSPPIKSVRHEESVEIEKQDGAPFSPSGSSPVCKVSLEMELRDMRVKLSYRSVGTENTCTHKQTSATPSSLSTSPIFKTSEGKELEDTSIELSSRFVHLEQSHKKNQGIASLSASACEAVGVSQKNLDSIGNTASPNHTAESWCSTNKYFIPVKKEETRQFRGQDGYFDGAHHESCKEGSVYEPLTGGSIYNTDAVNESIDVVINHKGSPQQTGEINPYQSYQACSITQFCPNEGKIKNGNEMETPSVSPSSTSPSGSPSGLGGRAWPLDLFSPEEVTLTLAQRLRQKCSDKQFRKLLDDLG, translated from the exons ATGGGCGTCAAAGGCCTGTGGGATGTGGTGTCACCTACGGGGGAACTGGTGTGCTTGTCATCACTAGCAGGACAGGCAGTGGCAGTGGATCTGGCCAGCTGGCTGGTAGACACACAGAGCCTGCAGTTGGGACATTTCATGACCCGCCCCCATCTCAG GAACTTGTTTTTCCGCACTACAGCATGTCTTGAGGCTGGTGTTCTGCCTGTGATGGTGCTGGATGGGGAGGCACCCAGCCTCAAGTGGAACACCATTGATGCACGAAACAATGCCAGGAACCTTGGCCgcactggtagtggtggtggtgcaactGCCACCGCTGCTAAAAGTAAAAGGTCTCGCTTCAATGCAGTTTTGAAAAAG TGTGGAGAACTGTTTGACCTGCTGGGTGTGCCATGGGTTTGTGCTGCAGGGGAGGCTGAGGCCACCTGTGCTGCTCTCAACTACCATCAG GTGGTGGAGGGAGTCATTACACAGGACAGCGATGTTTTCCTCTACGGTGGCAACACTGCCTTCAGAAGCTTCACTACTAGTCAGAAAAAGGCAACAGCAGAGAAATATAG cATGGACCTCATTGAAGAGCGTCTGCATCTCACCCGCGGTGGCATGATGCTTCTGGCCATCCTGCTGGGCTGTGACTACCTGCCGGGGGGCGTGCATGGGGTTGGCAGGGACACAGCAGTAAGGTTCATCAAGGAGGTTTATGCTGCTGGTGACCAAGACCCAACACAAAG ATTGAAGCAATGGGCCAAAGAAGACATCCCCACACTATCTAGTACTGAACTTGCCTCTACCAAATGGAAGAAAGG GAATACTGATATACTGGAAGATGGGCTGAAGAAGAGGCTTGTGGCTACCAATGGCTTTCCATTCACCCAGCTGCTGGCAGAGTTCAGACGAAGGCTCCCACAGCCCCTGAAGAAGGTGCTGTGGGCCCGGCCAGACTTCAAGGGCCTTATG CGTTGGTGTGTGCAAATGCTCGACTGGGAGGCACCGTATGCGCTGGAGAAGGTGGCACCTGTGGTGACCCGCTGGACAGTTACGCAAGGAGCTATTCTAAGGCCACTCCAG CCAGTTCGTGCCGTGAAGCAGTGTGTCAGGAGGGGCGTGGCGTCCCTGAGGGTGGAATGGCAGGTGAGCGAGTGTTCCTCCCTGCTGCCAGATGCCCCACAGCAGGTCACCACAGAGGAGCCGCTGCACCTGCTGCGCACCTCACTCCCTCACCTTGTGCAGCAGTTTGAGGACATGATTCTCAATGCAAAAAAAG gTAAAATTAAAAGCAAGACCAAGAAGTCCAAAGAAACCctaaaagataaggaaaatattTGTCATAGCAGCCACACCATGACAGAATACTTCAAGACAGTAAAGCCAAGAAGTACAGCTGAAGCCCAAAACAGTGTTGTGAGGAAAGCCTCCAGGATACCCAGCTGCAAGGTCAAGGATGCCAgacaattaaaagaaaaaagacaggtgACATTAAGCACTCATGACATCAAGCCTATCAAGGAAAACTCGAGGAAAGATCTGCAGCATCATATACAATTCAGAtctggaacagaggaggaggaggaggaggatgtgcatTCTGAGAGTGATGAGAGAGAACTGTCACTCATTATTGATAGGATTCTTAATATGGACATGAATGGTGGGAAGAAACAGCCTTCcatcacaaaaaaaacaaagtggGGGAATGAGTGTGAAACTAAAGGAGGATTAATTGCAGTACAAAATTTGGGGGGCATGAGTGGTGAGGTTAGTGAagcaggagagaaaacaaaaaataatgaaagtctGAAGAATATACATTTTCCACGAACACCAAGTTTATTTGAAAGAGCATCGAAAAGACTTTCTCAAAAGACCAAAAAGCAGACAGAAATTTTGCAAAACAACACTACCACAACAGAGCAAGCCAAAAGCAAGTCTGTTTCAGCAAAAAATAATCTTTCCAGTACAGAAATTGATGCCAAAATAGGTACACACATTGGAAACATTACAGAGGAAAGGGTATACGGGATTCTAGAAGAAACATTACAATTTCCAACAGGTGTTGATCTTGAAAGAAAGGTAGGGTCTCACAATGTGTCGACTGACATGTTTGAAGAGAGTTTGGGTGAAGACACAATGGCTAGAATATTTGAGGACACAATGACCGAAGACACCTTGGCTAAAATATTTGAGGACACAATGAGTGAAGACACCTTGGCTGGAATGCTGCAGGACACCTTAGCATTGGACTCTTCTCTTCCAAACTTAAACAAAGTCCAATCCATAAAAAGTAATAGAGTGACAGGACACAACTCAGACCTTGCACCAAAATTTATTTCTCACGAGTGTGACCTGCATCTACCTTCAGTGCAGCCTGAGTCTCACTTGCATGAGTCTGCTTCATCATATCTTACCTCATCTATGGACCACTCTCCAGAGTCAAAGCCCAATATCCATTACCTTGAAACTGATGATTCAAGAAGGTTATTAGAAGAGCACACAGGTGTAAAACTTGTTGATAATTCTATTGATCATGGAGATatacacaaaaagaaacaaagtaaCATACCTTCCCCACCAATAAAATCAGTACGTCATGAAGAAAGTGTGGAGATAGAGAAGCAAGACGGTGCACCTTTCTCACCATCAGGCTCATCACCCGTATGCAAAGTTTCCTTGGAGATGGAATTAAGAGACATGCGTGTGAAACTCTCATATCGATCTGTTGGTACTGAAAACACATGCACGCACAAACAAACCAGTGCAACTCCCTCATCATTATCAACGTCTCCAATATTCAAAACTTCAGAAGGGAAGGAGTTAGAGGATACCAGTATAGAACTTTCATCTAGATTTGTGCATTTAGAGCAGAGTCACAAAAAGAATCAAGGCATTGCATCTCTCTCAGCATCAGCATGTGAAGCTGTAGGAGTGTCACAAAAGAATCTTGACTCTATTGGCAACACTGCCTCACCAAATCATACAGCAGAATCTTGGTGCTCAACAAATAAATATTTTATCCCtgtaaaaaaagaggagacaagaCAATTCAGAGGTCAGGATGGTTATTTTGATGGTGCACATCATGAGAGTTGCAAGGAGGGAAGCGTCTATGAACCACTCACAGGTGGTTCAATATATAATACAGATGCAGTCAATGAAAGTATTGATGTGGTAATTAATCATAAAGGGTCTCCACAGCAAACTGGAGAAATAAATCCATATCAGAGTTACCAAGCATGTAGCATAACACAATTTTGTCctaatgaagggaaaataaaaaatgggaaTGAGATGGAAACCCCTTCAGTTAGTCCCAGTAGTACAAGCCCTTCTGGATCACCTTCTGGGCTAGGTGGCAGAGCATGGCCATTAGACCTATTTTCCCCAGAAGAGGTCACCCTTACTCTGGCACAGAGACTCAGACAAAAGTGTTCAGACAAACAATTTAGGAAACTTTTAGATGACCTTGGATGA